GTACCTCCTCCTCTCTTTGAGTTCAATGGGCACCCTGAACTTCATCTAAGGCAACTCCCTTAGCTCTGAGCCTCCTCTCCTCACTGATGAGATAGGATGGGAAGTCCTTGATCATGGATTTAGCTTGGTCCCTCTTAAGGTCTAAAATGAACTCGCCGAATGAGGCGAGTAGACGAGGAGGCACCACTTCTCTGATATCTCTAGCCATGGAGGCAATCACAGGGTATAGTCCCGCTTTGAGAGCGATCCTGATCTCCAGCCGAACGTTCCGGATCACACGCGGTTCCTCGAGCATTTTCCTGACCATCCATGCCACCGGAACCAAGAGAGTCCCTTCATTCCTCTTGAGCTGCTTCGCCGATACGTAATCGAAATTGGGCCTACCGGTATCGTAGCTCGCGACGACACCGTCCACGAGCTTGCTGAAAGTGACCTTCCTCGACTCTTCGAGGGTCTTGGGCGAGGATAGGAGAAGCCTCACCTTTCCCCTCATCTTCCTCGCTTCTTGGGGAATAGAGGATGGCTCCATGATGGAGACCCTGAAGGTTCCGCTGGGAAGATCAGGAAAGTCTCCGACAATTCCTACCGCACCGAACCCAAGCGAAATTGCCCTATTAACCATCAGTTCGAGCTGTTCCTCACTCTCAGGTGCTATTATATCTATATAGCGGGGCACTGGTTTTCCCTCACCTCCCTAAGCAAGGATTCCAAGTCGCTTACTTTCTTCCTGAAAGTCAGCTTGATCCTCACGTATCCTCCTGAACCTCCCGAGAATAGCTCGTACCTACCCAGCGCTAGCTCCTGTTTATCGAGCCTTATATAGAGATCCCTCCCATCCACGTGACTTTCCAGTGTACTCATTAGGGAGAGGAAGTCTAACTCATCCAAGAAGCAGATAACACGCTTTAGGAGGGATTCTGCCGCTCCTTTTCCAAGTTTAACCGTTAGTACCTTGAAAGAGTAGCCGTAATGGCTCGTGAACTTCTCCTCCTCGAGTTTAAGGTCGCCTTCCCCTCCTGCAAGCGTGAGGAGGAGATACCTCACCCTCTCCTCCAATTCCGTG
This genomic window from Thermoproteota archaeon contains:
- a CDS encoding RNA-binding domain-containing protein produces the protein MRPLAPSSAEITTMVYPTELEERVRYLLLTLAGGEGDLKLEEEKFTSHYGYSFKVLTVKLGKGAAESLLKRVICFLDELDFLSLMSTLESHVDGRDLYIRLDKQELALGRYELFSGGSGGYVRIKLTFRKKVSDLESLLREVRENQCPAI